The Arcobacter roscoffensis genome segment CAAACTTTGTGAAGTACGTATTCGCCTTTATTTGAATACTATTTTTTGAAGTTACTCTAAGATAACAATGTTTCATTCTTTTTTTATTTAAAAGTTCAACATTTAGGCTTAAAGAATCCATATTTATTTGAAAAGTCACACTATACCTTAAGTATTATTTTTGTATAATCTGCGAATTATATCATAAAAATATAATGTAAATTATATGTGAGGAAGAAGATTTATGAAAATTGCAAAAAGAATGGAGAATCTGTCTCCATCGGTTACTATGGCAATTACTGCCTTAGCTAGAGAGCTTAAAGCTCAAGGTAAAGACATATTAAGTTTTAGTGCAGGTGAGCCTGATTTCAATACTCCTGATGTTATTAAACAATCAGCTATTAAAGCTATCGAAGATGGCTACACTAAATACACTGCCGTAGAAGGAATTACCGAAACCAAACAAGCAATTATTAATAAACTTAACAGAGATCATGGTTTAGAGTATTCATTAGAACACATTGTTGTTAGTAATGGAGCTAAACACTCATTATTTAACCTTTTTCAATTACTAATTGAAGAAGGTGATGAAGTAATTATTCCTGCTCCTTATTGGGTTACATACCCTGAGCAAGTAAAATACTCTGATGGTGTTCCTGTATTTATTGAAACTGATGATACTACTTCATTTAAAGTAACTGCCCAGCAAGTAAAAGCAGCTATTACTGATAAAACAAAAGTATTGTTATTAAACTCGCCATCAAACCCAACTGGTGCTGTATATACTAAAGAAGAGTTATTAGCAATTGGTGAAGTTTTAAAAGGTACTGACATTTTAGTATTCTCTGATGAGATGTATGAAAAAATCATGTACAATGGTGAAGAGTTCACAGCAGCAGCTAGTGTTAGTGATGATATGTTTGAAAGAACTGTAACAATTAATGGTTTAAGTAAATCAGTTGCTATGACTGGTTGGAGATTTGGATATATAGCAACTCCTAAAACTGAGCTTGTAAGATCTATGATTAAACTTCAAGGTCAAGTTACATCAAATGTAAACTCTATTACTCAACATGCAGCAATTACTGCACTTGAAGGTCATGCAGATGCTGACATTGAAATGATGAGAAAAGCATTTGAAGAAAGAAAAGAGATTGCTGTAAAATCTTTCAATGATATTGAAGGGATTTCTTGTATTGAACCACAAGGAGCATTTTACTTATTTGTAAATATCAAAGAAATTACAGATAACTCTATGAAATTTTGTGAGCAACTTTTAGAAGACAAAGGTGTTGCTGTTGTTCCTGGACTTGCATTTGGTACAGAAGGGTATTTCAGATTCTCTTTTGCTACAGACTTAGCAAGTATCGAAGAAGGAATTAGAAGAATCAAAGATTTTGTAGAAAACAACTAATATTATGACTTTACAAAAAAGAGCAACAGTAGTTTCAACTTCTGTTGCTGCACTTCTTACACTTATGAAACTTGTGATAGGTATTGCAAGTGGTTCAGTTGCAGTTCTTGCTTCTGCTGTTGACTCAGTTCTTGATATGTTCGTATCTATTTTTAACTATTTTGCAATCTCAAACTCTGAAAAACCTGCTGATAAAACTTTTAACTATGGAAGAGGAAAAGTTGAAGCCTTAGCTTCTGTGATAGAAGGTACTATTATTACAATATCAGGTCTTTTTTTACTTTATCAAGCAGGAAGAAAAGCAATAGATGGTTCTGTGTCACAATATATGGATATATCTATAGTTGTAATGATATTATCTATGTTTATTACAATTTTCTTAGTAATGTTTTTAAATAAAATAGCTAAAAAAACAAACTCTATGGTAATCAAAGCAGATGCACTACACTATAAAACAGACGTATACTCAAATGCAGCTGTATTAATATCACTTTTATTAGTAAACTTTACAGGATATGAAATAATTGATGTTATTGTAGGTGGAGCTATTGCTTTATTTATTATTTACTCTGCTTATGAACTTATTCATGATGGAGTTTTAGTTTTACTTGATAGAGCTGTTGATGATGAAATTGTTCTTGGAATTGAAAAAGTTATTAGAAATAATGACAGAGTAAATACATATCACTTACTTAAAACAAGAGAAGCAGGTCATCAAACATTTGTTGAAGTTCATCTTGTTTTTGACTGTATTATAACCTTAATGGATGCCCACAGAGCAACTGATGATATAGAAAGAAGAATAAAAAAACTTGATGAAAAAAGAGATTGGGTTATAAATATTCATATGGATCCATATGATGACTTTTCAATGGATGAAAAATAATATGAAACTTGTATTTAGTATTTTAATAGTACTTTATACAAGTACCCTACTTTCAAATGATGTAAACTTTCAAACTGCAAAACTTTATAAAGCTGACATAAGTGCCCAAGAAGCATATAAAATGCAACAAAATGGTGCTATACTAATTGATGTTAGAACAAAGCGTGAGTTTAATACCCTAAGAGCTAAAGACTCTCATAACATCCCTATTTTTTATGAAAAAAACAAACAAAGGGTTTTTAATAAAAACTTTCTAAAAGAGATTTATCTATACTCTAAAAAAGACATAAACAAAGAAATAATTCTTATTTGTAGAAGTGGTTCAAGAACAAAACTTGCTTCAAATCTACTAGCTTACCAAGGCTTTAAAAATATCTATAATGTAAAATATGGATTTGACTTTGATTGGATTAAGCAAAAACTTCCAAGTACTAAGTAGTTTTAGTCTAAGACTTACAAAATATACACTAAATAGCAATAAATAACATATAAACTTCACTCATTCAATATTTTTATTATTAAAAAAAGCTATAATATATAATAATTTTTGAATTTAAAGGAATATAGTGAATTTTATAAATATATTAGGAGCAAGTGGAAGTAAAACTAAAGATACAGGAACAACATCATTTCAAATATTTACAGATATTTTAATTGATGCAGGGAATGTAATTAGTGTTTTAGGTGAAGAGGCTATAAAAATAAATCATATATTTTTGACACATTCCCACTCTGATCATATTCTTGATTTGCCTTTTATAATAGAAAGTTTTTTTGAAAGTAGAAAAGAGACTTTATATATTTATGCTTCTAAAGAAACTATAAAATCACTAAAAGAACATACTTTCAATGACTCAATTTGGCCAGATTTTTCTAAAATAAATCTTCTAAATAGTGATAAAAAAGCACTAGAATTTATAGAAATAGAAGCAAATCAAACACTAATATTTGGTCCTTATCAAATCACAGCTTTTAATGCTAATCATATTCCAGGAGCTTATGGTTATGAAATAATAAAAGACAAACATATTGGATATATTATAAGTGGTGATACGTACGAAAATCAAGAACTGATTGATAGAATAAATAACAACGACAAAATAAAAGCTGTTTTAATAGAGTGTTCTTTTCCTAGTCACATGGAAAAGTTAGCCTATGATAGTAAACACTTAACACCTAAACTTGTTTCAAAAATAGTAAAACAACTCAAAAGAGATGATATTCAAATATTTTTATATCACCTAAAACCTCTTTATTATAAAAAAATGGCAGAAGAGATTAAAGACTTAGAAATACTAAAAAATGGTGGAAAAATTCTACAAGAAGGTGATGTGATTCATGTTGATAAAGGACTCTATGAAAGAGACTTAATAAGTCAATATAAATTTGAAAGAATAATGGAAGTAAACCTTGAACTATCAAGTGAAATAGACAAAGATAAGCTATTTGAAATGATTCTTACTTTAACAAGAGAGCTAACTCATTGTGAAGCGGGAACCTTATATATACTTTCAAAAGACAGAAAACACTTAGATTTCAAAGTAATTCAAAATGACCCTTTAGAAATATATATGGGTGGAACAAAAGATGAAATACAATGGGATTCAATACCATTATATTTAGAAGATGGTTCTAAAAACACAAAGATGGTAGCAACCACTTGTGCCCTAGAAAATGAAATCATTAATATCCCAGATGTATATGATGAAGAAAAATATGATTTTCAAGGAACTAAAAAATTTGATAATAATACAGGATATAGATCAAAATCTATGTTAGTTATTCCCTTAGAAAATCATGAAAAAGATGTAATTGGTGTTTTACAACTGATAAATAAAACTGAGTCTTTAGAGAAAATCAAAGCCTTTACTAGTGAAGATGAAAAGATTATAAAAGCCTTAGCTTCGCAAGCTGCAATGGCACTTACAAATAGCTGGCTAATTAATTCACTAGAAGAATTTCTAAACAGTTTTATCACTACAATAGGTCATGCAATTGATGCAAAATCTCACCATACAATGAACCACATTGCAAATGTAGAAAAAATTTCTCTACTTTTAGCTCAGGCTATTAATGAAGATGAAACAATATATAAAGATGTAAAGTATACAAAGAATGATTTCCAACAAATAAAAATTGCAGCATGGATGCATGATATTGGTAAAATCTCTATGCCTGAATCAATTATTGATAAAGCTACAAAACTTTATGCCATAACAGATAGAATAAAACTTGTAAAAGAAAAATTTGAGGTTTTAAAAAGAGATAGTGAAATTGCCTACTTAAAAAATGAAATTACTAAAGAAGATTATGAAAAGCAAATCAAGCAATATGAAGAAGACTACCTATTCTTAGAAGAAACTAATATTGGTGGGGAATTTATGGATGATGATAAAATCAAAAGAATAGAACAAATCTCAAAATACACATATATAAAAGATGGATATGAGCAAGAAATACTTGATGAAAATGAAAAGTATAATCTTTCTATCAGAAAAGGTACTCTAACAAAAGAAGAGAAAGATATTATGAACAATCATGCAAAACTCTCTTTAGAAATGTTATCAAAACTTCCTTTCCCTAAAAAATATAAAAATGTCTTAGATATAGCAGCAAATCATCATGAAAAACTAAATGGAAAGGGTTATCCAAGAGGATTAAGTGATAAAGACCTTACTTTAGAAGATAGAATTATGATTTTATCAGATATATTTGAGGCTTTAACATCAAGTGATAGACCATATAAAGATGCTAAGAGATTATCAGAAGTATTTAAGATTTTATCATTTATGGTAAAAGATTATGAAATAGATGGTCAACTTCTTAAGTTCTTCCATGAGCACGAAGTTTTAAAAAAGTATGCTAATGAAAATCTAAAACCTGCACAAATAGATAAATCTGAACTTTTATTCTAAAATGAAAAAACCTGATTTAAAAAAACTATTTATATATATAAATGTAGCATTGATACTCTCAGTTGCTTTATCATTTATATATATTTTTTTACCAAAACTTCCTGATTCTATTGATAATAGACTAAGAGATTATCTCTTTACAATAAGAGGTGAAATTCCCACATCACAAAATGTTGTTATTGTTGATATTGATGAAAAATCTCTACAAGAGCTAGGTCAATGGCCTTGGTCTAGAAATAAAATCTCTCAAATACTAAATAACATGGCTGAGGCACAAGTTGCTATAATTGGTTTTGATGTTGTGTTCGCAGAAGAGGATAGTAGCTCACCTCATAAAGTACTAAATGAACTTAATATAAAAAAAGATAATATCCCAAACTATGATTTAGATTTTGCAAAAACAATCGCTTCAACTCCAACTATTCTTGGATACTTATTTGAACTTCAAGATAAAGAGTTTATAAATAAAGAAGCTCCAAGAATTCCTGCTATATATATAGAGAAAAACAAACAAATAGGTGATAATTTTCTTATAAATGCAAAAGGAGTTGTTATGAATATTCCACTTATTCAAGATAACTCTTACTCTAGTGGTTTTTTTAACAATATCCCAGATGAAGCAGGAATAATAAGAAGTGTTCCTTTGGTAATTTCATATGATGATATAATTTATCCATCATTAAGCCTAGAACTTCTTAGAATTTTACTTGATACAAATAAAGTATTTATAAATTATGATGAGCAAGGTGTCTCATCCATAGCTTTAAATAATATAGAAATTCCTACAGACAGACATGGTAGATTATTAGTAAATTTTAGAGGAAAAGAAAAAACTTTCAAATATATCTCTGCAAATGATGTATACAATAATACTTTTAATAAAAAAGACATTGAAGGAAAGATTGTCCTAATAGGAACCTCAGCAGCAGGTCTACTTGATCTTAGGGCAACTCCTTTTGAATCAGTATTTCCAGGAGTAGAAGTTCATGCAAATGTTATTGATAATATAATTCAAGGAGATTTTATATATAAAGCTTCATGGGTAGATGGGGCAAATATCTTTATAATCTTTACCTTGTCTATTTTGATTGTACTTCTAATTAAATATAGTCCTTTTTGGATGAATCCTATTATATCTGTAGTATTTTTAGTTGGAATTACTTTTATTTTATATGAAATATTATTTACATACGGAATTGTTTTAAATATCTTCTTTCCACTACTTACCATAGTTTCAGGTGCAATTTTAGCTACATTATTTGACTATTTTTATGAGATAAAACAAGAAGAAGCAATAAAGAAAAAGTTTGCATCAAAAGTATCAAAAGAAGTAATGGAAAGCCTTTTAAAAAACGTACATAGTAATGAATTTGAAGCTATGGAAAAAGAAGTTACAGTGTTTTTTAGTGATGTTAGAAGTTTCACAGAAATTTCTGAAAAAATGGCTAATGCAAAAAAACTAATTGAGTACCTAAATCAATATATGGAACCTATGAGTAATATTATTATTAAACATGAGGGAACTATTGATAAATACATAGGTGATGCGATTATGGCATATTGGAATGCTCCTGCTGATGTAAAAAATCATGCTGATAAAGCCCTATTAGCTTCAATAGAACAAATAGAGTCACTTAAAGATTTAAATGAAAACTTAAAAAAACAAAATAAACCTCTAATTGATATAGGTATTGGATTAAATACTGGACCTGCTGTAGTAGGTGAGATGGGAAGTGTTGGTAGAAGTGATTATACTGTAATTGGAGATGCTATTAATCTAGGGGCTAGATTAGAATCCTTATGTAAATTTTATGACTCTAAAATTAATATCTCAAATTATACAAAAGAAAAACTAGAAGGTAAATATATTTTTAGATTTCTTGATTTAGTTACAGTAAAAGGGAAAAAAGAACCAGCTCAAATCTGGCAAGTTCATGGAAAAGGTGAAGCTTCTAAGCAACTACAAGAAGAGCTAGATATTTATCATAAAGCTATACAACTATATAGAGACTCTGAGTTTATAGAAGCACTTGAAATCTTTAAAGATTTAGAAAAAGATGAGAACAAAAGCAATAAAAAAATATATAAGATTTATATAAAAAGATGTGAAGAGTTTATAAAAAACCCTCCTTTGGACTTCAAAGGAGTATTTGAACACTCTACAAAAGCATAGTAGGTGTTCAAATTACTTAGTCTAGATTTACATTCCAAATAAGGTTTGCTTTCATGGTATGCTTGTTGTATTCAGAAGAAGCATGACTTGAGTCTTTTTTTGTATATGAACCACCAAGATTTAAATGTAAATCTTTTTTTAGTGGTTTTATAATAGCGATAGAAGCATCCATTTTCTTATCTCGTTTTCTTGATTGGAAGCTTGCATTTGTATCTTTGTATAAATACTCTTTATAATTAAGTGATGTTTGAAGTAAATAATCTTCTGATAATTCATACACATTATTTAAATAAGTGTTCATATATTTATAATTTACATCTATTCTATTACCTCTGATTCTTCTCTCTTCGCCAAGATTAAGTCCAAAGCTAAATAAACCATAGTTTGAAGATGCATATTTAGCTGAATTTTGTAACTCAAAGATATTTGCATCTCTTTCTTCATCTTTTACAAAACTTACCCTACCTGCTTTTAAACCTAAAGTATAAAGAACTTCACTATTTAAAATAGTTGTATATTTAGGATTTAGATAAATATTGTTTTGATAAGATTCATGTCCTAAATTTACTTTATCAAATAAAATAGGTAGTTCAAGCTTATACTCTTTTGATAAATAAGTAGGAGAGATGTTTAAAGATAAAGCATGAATATCTTTTTCTTTATGATTATTGTACTTCATTAACACTGCTGTAGCTGAACTATTTAATATAAAGTTATCACTATATTTATATGTATTATTAAGCTGTCCAACAACTTGATAAATTGTTGCAGATTTTTTTTCACCTGTTTGAATTTTGTTATCAAAATTATCCAAATAAAAAAAATCAACTTCTGGAGTTGAATTTATATTTGAATCGTATAAAATACCTGCAACTGCTGTTGCATTAAAGAAACTTTTCTTTTGTAGTTTCTTTATATAATCTACTTTTTCATTTACTCTTTTTTGCACTACAACTGGCAGATTTTTATCTTCTAAAACCCTATTGAACTCTTTTAAAGACTGAGTAAATAGCTTCATTTTAAAATATGTTTGAGCCATTTCAAGTCTCGCTCTTGAATTGTTTGGATTTACTATAAGTATTCTATCGTATGCACTTAAAGCAAACTCATATTTACCTAACTCATAAGCACTTCGTCCTAAATAAAAATTATAAAGTACATCTTGCATGCTACTTAAAAACAAAGTGTTAAACTGTTCATAAGCCTTTTCATAATTTTTTTGCCTAAAATTTTTCAAAGCTACATCATACAACTTTTTTGTACTAGAAACTACAAGAGATGAAGACTCTTTTTTATTAAAAACACTTTCATTTGCAAAAGAAGATAAACAAATAAAAGGTACTAAACTATAAATTACTACTGATTTTTTCATTTTTTTAATGCCTTAAATACACCTTGTGCTTTGTGAGTAATACTATCATCAGCCCCAGGGTTTTGAGTTAAATTTGAGTTAAAACTTCCACCTACACTTTTAATACTATCACTTCCGTAAAATTTACCTTCTAAATTTCCTGTAATATTTGTTCCTGATAAACTTGAAGAGAAACCTGTATTTGAAACGTTTGCACTGCTATTTATATTCATATTCCACTGTGTATTTTTTGAAGAAAAATTCATAACACCACTTGTTAAAGCATTATCACCTGCACCTAAATCAAAGTTTAATGTAACTTTATTTGCAGTTGAACCATCTAATATAATTGACTCAATAGTTCCATTACTTCCATTTAAAACACTACCTATTACAGCACCTTCAAAAGTATATCTTGTATTAGAACTAGCATTTAATACATCATCAACTACAGAAGTTGGTGTTTCAACACCTGCTACCCATGTGGCAAAAGGTGAAACAAAGAACTGACTTCCACTTGAACTTCCATCACTAAACTTTGCAGTCCAATATCCCCATGAACTATCATCATCACTTGTTAAAGGATTATCATTTGAATCAAATACTTTAAACTCATTATCTACGATTTTTCCATCTGGAACTGCTATTAAATACCCTGTGTTATCATTTAAATCGTATTCATCATTTCCAGCTTTATATGTACTATCACCTTTTTTAGCCATTACTCCAAAAATATCATCATTTATATAGTATGATGTATCACTTGCAATTTCCCCATCAAAACTCATAGAAATTTGATTATCTACATCTCCTTCAGAATTATTAACAGATGCTGTTCCTGTAATCTTTCCTGTTTGAGCATTTAGGTCTAAAGAAAGATTATTACTTGCTTTTCTCATATGAATATCGTAACTACTTGTACCATAGGTATCAGCATTTATATAACCTTTTAGATTTGAAGTTCCACTCGTTTTTGCATCAACTATTTTGTCTTTTTGTAAAAATGAAATTCCATTTGTTTGTCCTGATGTTGTACTTGAACCAAGACTATTTCCATAAGTATTTGTTGTTTCACTATTTGATAAACTATAATTTAAAGCTTGAATATCTGAACCTAAGAAGTTTAAGTTCGCATTATTGCTTGCTGAAATATATGAGTTTAAGTTTGTAGAAGAGTTAGAATATGTAAAGTTATATTTATTTCTATATGATTTTACTTTTTCATTATTTCCTATTATAAACTCTTGTGCTCCACTTGCATAAAAGTTTTTATTTAAATGTGTAAAAGATTTTAAATGTGAGTTATAGTATTGAAAACCCGTTGCACTTGTATCAAGTTTTGTTTCAGTATAGTGATTTGATGAATTCTTCTTAAAACTCATACTTGCAAAATCTTTATAAACATAGATTTTTGTTTTATCTTCATTATCAACTGAGCCTTTTTTACCAAATACTATTAGTTCATTGTATTCTCCTTGCCCCTCAGATATATCAAAAACATCTCCATCATAATAAAAAGCAAAAACTTCTCCCATATTATCAGCTTCAACTTTATAATTACCACTTAGTGTACCACTATTTGTTGTATATGAAAAAGATATAGGATTACTATTATCACTTATATCAGAGTGTCCTGTATATCCACCATCTTTAGGAGTTCCTAAAGTAAATGTTTTTTCTACTTTTTTAGATAATGTTGTATTTTCTGAGTTTGGTGATACTTTTGTTAATGTTTCATCAAATGAAATTTTAGAATCTTCTCTTTTTGCAGTAAAATCACCAACTGTACCATCAGTATCTGTTTCATCTTGATAGTTAAAACTATTAACTCTTGCATCTGAAGTTTGTCTTTCAACATATGCACCTAAAGCCTTACCAGATAAATCAAAGCTTATTGCTTCATCTTTTGTTTCAACTTCTGTGTTAGTACTATCTTCTATAACATCTTCTACTTTTTTACTTATTAAAGATGAATCATTATCAGTAGAGTCATTTGAGTTATCTAAAGAATCTAAATTCTCATTTGAAGTTCCACTATTAGTAAGGGAACTATCTTCATTTTTTGAGTTATTATTTGCTGTGTTTAGATTGTCATCTTTATTTTTGTCTGAGGAGTTGTTAGCATCTGGTTCTAACTGATTTGATAATTCATTTAAAGTCTCTTGATTGTATTCAACAGGCTTTGATAGTGTTCCATCATCTTGAATTATAGTCATTTGATTTTGAGGTACAATCACCTGTCTATTTTGAGAAGTTACACTAATCTCTCCACTTAAACAAGCAATAGCAGTTTGATTTGCTAAAATAACTGTACCTCTAATTCCAATAGTAGAACTTTTTGTTCTAAGTTTAAATTTTTCCTTATTGATTTTCCCAATATTTCCAGTTATGGCTTTAAATGCACCCTTAAAAAAATTCAAATTGGCTTTTGAATTCTTAGGAGTTTTAGTATCATATAAATATTCATTAACATCCAAAGCAGAATTTTTACCAAGAGTAATAATAGTATTATCTTTGAATATCAGTTGCAATTTAGAATTACTACTTGTATTTATAATATCTTTTTCAAAGATATCCAAACCAACATTTGCAATAATTTTTTGCTCACCTCTTTGAACAGTAGCCTCACCTACTACTGTTGACACCTTTGCAATACTTGCAAAAGAGATTGTGACAAAAAAGAAAAAAAGTAAAACATGTCTCATTTTCAAACTCTTTATTTTGATTTAATAACAATATATAACCTTTATAATACCTAATTATTTATTAATAATATACTTATATTAACAAGTGATTTAGTTAAAATTCATATTTTATAATTTTATAAAAGACATAAATAATATTTTTTTAGTTTAAATAATTTTAACTTACTTAATTTCTTAAAAGCCATATGTAACAAGTTTTTAGCTAATATATCTTTTATATAAAGCTATTTAAAATAGCTATTTTATGGGAGTTATTAAAATTTTATGGCACTAATCGATCTTCAAAACATAAACAAACAATACGATATTAAAACAATTTTAAAAGATGCGAACTTTACTTTAACGCAAGGTCAAAGAATTGCTGTTATTGGTCAAAATGGACAGGGGAAATCTACACTTTTTAAAATCATAATGAATCAAGTAGAACCTGATAGTGGTATACTTTCAATAGATAAATCTTTAAAGATTGAAATGCTTGACCAACAACCAAAATTTAAATCTGGCATAAATGTAAGACAGGCTATAGAAGAGCAACTAACGGAAATCAAAAAAGCTAAAAAAGAGTACGAAGATATTACTTTACAGGTTTCAACAGATTATGAAAATCAAGACTTATTAAAAAGACAAAGCCAATTGGCAACTTTTATTGATTTTCATAATGCTTGGGATTTAGATAATACTATTGAAAGAGTACTAAAAGAGTTTCAACTAAAACAGTATGAATTTAAAGATGTAAACCTTTTAAGTGGTGGGGAGCAAAGAAGAGTTAGTCTTGCAGGACTTTTACTGAAAAAGCCTGATGTACTTTTACTTGATGAGCCTACCAATCACCTTGATGTTTATATGGTTGAGTTTTTAGAGAGTTTACTTCTAAAAAACAATTTTACTTTACTATTTATCTCACATGATAGATACTTTATAGATAATATTGCAACATCAATTGTAGAGGTTGAAGGTGGAACTTTAAAAAGATTTAATGGTGGATATTCTTCATACCTAGAGCAAAAACAACAGATGCTTGAAAACATGCAAAAAGACCATGAGAACTTAATAAGATTAGTAAAAAGAGAAGCTCACTGGATGCAAAGAGGTGTTACAGCTAGAAGAAAAAGAAATGAAAGAAGAAAAGCAGAATATTTTGATTTAAAGAAAAAAGCAAAATCAAACCCAGCAGCAATTAAAAAGATGAGCGTAGAACTACAAAGAGAACAAAAAGCCTTTAATAGTGAAGAAAAACAACAAAATAAAAAGAAAATGCTTTATGAGTTAGATGATATTTGTAAAAAACTAGGAGATAAAGAATTAATCAAAGACTTTACAAGTAGGATTTTACAAAAAGACACTATTGCTATTGTAGGTCCAAATGGAAGTGGTAAATCAACTTTACTTAAAATCTTTATGGAAAAAATGCTTGTGGATAGTGGTAAATTCAAAAAAGGTGACTTCAATATAGGATACTTCGATCAACAAAGAGAAATGCTTGATGATGATAAAAACCTAATGGAGACATTCTGTCCAAATGGTGGA includes the following:
- a CDS encoding pyridoxal phosphate-dependent aminotransferase, which encodes MKIAKRMENLSPSVTMAITALARELKAQGKDILSFSAGEPDFNTPDVIKQSAIKAIEDGYTKYTAVEGITETKQAIINKLNRDHGLEYSLEHIVVSNGAKHSLFNLFQLLIEEGDEVIIPAPYWVTYPEQVKYSDGVPVFIETDDTTSFKVTAQQVKAAITDKTKVLLLNSPSNPTGAVYTKEELLAIGEVLKGTDILVFSDEMYEKIMYNGEEFTAAASVSDDMFERTVTINGLSKSVAMTGWRFGYIATPKTELVRSMIKLQGQVTSNVNSITQHAAITALEGHADADIEMMRKAFEERKEIAVKSFNDIEGISCIEPQGAFYLFVNIKEITDNSMKFCEQLLEDKGVAVVPGLAFGTEGYFRFSFATDLASIEEGIRRIKDFVENN
- a CDS encoding cation diffusion facilitator family transporter, yielding MTLQKRATVVSTSVAALLTLMKLVIGIASGSVAVLASAVDSVLDMFVSIFNYFAISNSEKPADKTFNYGRGKVEALASVIEGTIITISGLFLLYQAGRKAIDGSVSQYMDISIVVMILSMFITIFLVMFLNKIAKKTNSMVIKADALHYKTDVYSNAAVLISLLLVNFTGYEIIDVIVGGAIALFIIYSAYELIHDGVLVLLDRAVDDEIVLGIEKVIRNNDRVNTYHLLKTREAGHQTFVEVHLVFDCIITLMDAHRATDDIERRIKKLDEKRDWVINIHMDPYDDFSMDEK
- a CDS encoding rhodanese-like domain-containing protein, whose protein sequence is MMTFQWMKNNMKLVFSILIVLYTSTLLSNDVNFQTAKLYKADISAQEAYKMQQNGAILIDVRTKREFNTLRAKDSHNIPIFYEKNKQRVFNKNFLKEIYLYSKKDINKEIILICRSGSRTKLASNLLAYQGFKNIYNVKYGFDFDWIKQKLPSTK
- a CDS encoding HD domain-containing phosphohydrolase, whose protein sequence is MNFINILGASGSKTKDTGTTSFQIFTDILIDAGNVISVLGEEAIKINHIFLTHSHSDHILDLPFIIESFFESRKETLYIYASKETIKSLKEHTFNDSIWPDFSKINLLNSDKKALEFIEIEANQTLIFGPYQITAFNANHIPGAYGYEIIKDKHIGYIISGDTYENQELIDRINNNDKIKAVLIECSFPSHMEKLAYDSKHLTPKLVSKIVKQLKRDDIQIFLYHLKPLYYKKMAEEIKDLEILKNGGKILQEGDVIHVDKGLYERDLISQYKFERIMEVNLELSSEIDKDKLFEMILTLTRELTHCEAGTLYILSKDRKHLDFKVIQNDPLEIYMGGTKDEIQWDSIPLYLEDGSKNTKMVATTCALENEIINIPDVYDEEKYDFQGTKKFDNNTGYRSKSMLVIPLENHEKDVIGVLQLINKTESLEKIKAFTSEDEKIIKALASQAAMALTNSWLINSLEEFLNSFITTIGHAIDAKSHHTMNHIANVEKISLLLAQAINEDETIYKDVKYTKNDFQQIKIAAWMHDIGKISMPESIIDKATKLYAITDRIKLVKEKFEVLKRDSEIAYLKNEITKEDYEKQIKQYEEDYLFLEETNIGGEFMDDDKIKRIEQISKYTYIKDGYEQEILDENEKYNLSIRKGTLTKEEKDIMNNHAKLSLEMLSKLPFPKKYKNVLDIAANHHEKLNGKGYPRGLSDKDLTLEDRIMILSDIFEALTSSDRPYKDAKRLSEVFKILSFMVKDYEIDGQLLKFFHEHEVLKKYANENLKPAQIDKSELLF
- a CDS encoding CHASE2 domain-containing protein; this translates as MKKPDLKKLFIYINVALILSVALSFIYIFLPKLPDSIDNRLRDYLFTIRGEIPTSQNVVIVDIDEKSLQELGQWPWSRNKISQILNNMAEAQVAIIGFDVVFAEEDSSSPHKVLNELNIKKDNIPNYDLDFAKTIASTPTILGYLFELQDKEFINKEAPRIPAIYIEKNKQIGDNFLINAKGVVMNIPLIQDNSYSSGFFNNIPDEAGIIRSVPLVISYDDIIYPSLSLELLRILLDTNKVFINYDEQGVSSIALNNIEIPTDRHGRLLVNFRGKEKTFKYISANDVYNNTFNKKDIEGKIVLIGTSAAGLLDLRATPFESVFPGVEVHANVIDNIIQGDFIYKASWVDGANIFIIFTLSILIVLLIKYSPFWMNPIISVVFLVGITFILYEILFTYGIVLNIFFPLLTIVSGAILATLFDYFYEIKQEEAIKKKFASKVSKEVMESLLKNVHSNEFEAMEKEVTVFFSDVRSFTEISEKMANAKKLIEYLNQYMEPMSNIIIKHEGTIDKYIGDAIMAYWNAPADVKNHADKALLASIEQIESLKDLNENLKKQNKPLIDIGIGLNTGPAVVGEMGSVGRSDYTVIGDAINLGARLESLCKFYDSKINISNYTKEKLEGKYIFRFLDLVTVKGKKEPAQIWQVHGKGEASKQLQEELDIYHKAIQLYRDSEFIEALEIFKDLEKDENKSNKKIYKIYIKRCEEFIKNPPLDFKGVFEHSTKA
- a CDS encoding tetratricopeptide repeat protein, giving the protein MKKSVVIYSLVPFICLSSFANESVFNKKESSSLVVSSTKKLYDVALKNFRQKNYEKAYEQFNTLFLSSMQDVLYNFYLGRSAYELGKYEFALSAYDRILIVNPNNSRARLEMAQTYFKMKLFTQSLKEFNRVLEDKNLPVVVQKRVNEKVDYIKKLQKKSFFNATAVAGILYDSNINSTPEVDFFYLDNFDNKIQTGEKKSATIYQVVGQLNNTYKYSDNFILNSSATAVLMKYNNHKEKDIHALSLNISPTYLSKEYKLELPILFDKVNLGHESYQNNIYLNPKYTTILNSEVLYTLGLKAGRVSFVKDEERDANIFELQNSAKYASSNYGLFSFGLNLGEERRIRGNRIDVNYKYMNTYLNNVYELSEDYLLQTSLNYKEYLYKDTNASFQSRKRDKKMDASIAIIKPLKKDLHLNLGGSYTKKDSSHASSEYNKHTMKANLIWNVNLD